A window from Staphylococcus succinus encodes these proteins:
- a CDS encoding peptide-methionine (S)-S-oxide reductase: MKETIYLAGGCLWGVQAFFKLIPGVIDTEAGRANGKSQTIDGVYDGYTECVKITFNTEVVTVKVLMGHLFEIIDPYSLNKQGEDVGLKYRTGVYSEQSQHLNEAQNFIAKRADCKRIAVEVLPLTNYVKSSEVHQDRLDKFPKDYCHIPIELMKKYKRNGKS; encoded by the coding sequence ATGAAAGAAACAATATATTTAGCAGGAGGATGCCTTTGGGGTGTCCAGGCATTTTTTAAGTTAATTCCTGGCGTAATTGACACAGAAGCAGGGAGAGCAAATGGAAAATCTCAAACGATCGATGGTGTTTACGATGGTTATACAGAATGTGTGAAAATTACATTTAATACTGAAGTGGTGACAGTTAAAGTATTAATGGGACATCTGTTTGAAATTATTGATCCTTATAGTTTGAATAAACAAGGTGAAGATGTAGGTTTAAAATATCGTACTGGTGTTTACAGTGAGCAATCACAGCATTTGAATGAAGCTCAAAATTTTATTGCAAAAAGAGCTGATTGTAAACGTATTGCTGTTGAGGTATTACCATTAACAAACTATGTGAAAAGCTCAGAAGTACATCAAGATAGATTAGATAAGTTTCCTAAAGATTATTGTCACATCCCAATAGAATTAATGAAAAAATACAAAAGAAACGGTAAATCGTAG
- a CDS encoding DUF4064 domain-containing protein yields the protein MIKRTIERVLSWIGIVLQLIGVVAMALFLPLMGNSDFKDTVVQSMQEQDSSFTKQDSTEILDILSSLITFGLVFSIIVLIIAIIAATLIGKKAKLAGVLLIIAGVVSILGNWINAILWIVAGIMLLVRKPKNDNDDNKVHTQDDDLEYLDKEEQSASQHQNDRDNNYKY from the coding sequence ATGATAAAAAGAACAATAGAGCGTGTACTTTCATGGATTGGTATTGTTTTGCAGCTAATCGGAGTCGTTGCTATGGCACTTTTCTTACCTTTAATGGGGAATAGTGACTTTAAAGATACAGTAGTTCAAAGTATGCAAGAACAAGATAGTAGTTTCACCAAACAAGACAGTACAGAGATATTGGATATATTGAGTAGTCTAATTACATTTGGATTGGTATTCTCTATTATTGTACTTATCATAGCAATTATTGCTGCTACACTTATTGGTAAGAAAGCAAAATTGGCTGGAGTTTTGTTAATTATTGCGGGTGTTGTTTCTATATTAGGAAACTGGATTAATGCAATTTTATGGATTGTAGCTGGTATCATGCTACTAGTTAGAAAACCTAAAAACGACAATGATGATAATAAAGTTCATACACAAGATGATGATTTAGAATATTTGGATAAAGAGGAACAATCAGCATCTCAACACCAAAATGATCGAGATAATAATTATAAGTATTAA
- the thiS gene encoding sulfur carrier protein ThiS, with protein sequence MRCIINGDHFTFERSLNIQELIHEIGLDEQRVIVEHNEELISQKQFPTQIVNDKDCLELLEFVGGG encoded by the coding sequence ATGAGATGTATCATAAACGGTGATCATTTTACATTTGAGAGATCATTAAATATTCAAGAATTAATACATGAGATTGGTTTAGATGAGCAACGCGTCATAGTAGAACATAATGAAGAACTCATCAGTCAAAAACAATTTCCAACACAAATAGTTAACGACAAAGATTGTTTAGAATTACTAGAATTTGTAGGAGGCGGATAG
- the xylB gene encoding xylulokinase, with product MTEAVLGIDVGTSSVKVIAVNRNGEVIQTVSEPLKIIQHQSGFNEQCPNDWFETTQSCIKQLLKTHEMRHIDVKGLSLSGQMHSLVILDHAHQPIRDAILWNDTRSTIQCEQIKKELGEYVLSNPVLEGFTLTKLLWIKDNEPHNWEKIEVFLLPKDYVRFKLTGKINMEYSDASSTLLLNPKEKAWSKEIGGRFGLRDIYPDLVASHDFVGYVDTSIANDLGFNNDVAVFAGGGDNACGALGAGITQVDETLCSIGTSGVILACENSQDAVYKQNIHYFNHAMDQMSYVMGVTLAAGDSLHWLRNKVLSDLSFEQIIDLASQSPLGSRGLLFTPYLSGERTPHGDASIRGSFIGLSMLHNNSDIARSVIEGITFSLYESIKYLRESGKDIRHIVSIGGGAKSDFWLQLQADTFDAKISRLKYEEGPCMGAAILAVYGLGWYNNFEKIIQKFICYEKSFVPHQQYHQLYMKYFEVYEGVYRQTQPLTQRLLKLSEGSK from the coding sequence TTGACTGAAGCTGTATTAGGTATTGATGTAGGCACGAGCTCTGTAAAAGTAATCGCAGTAAATAGAAATGGTGAAGTAATACAAACGGTAAGTGAACCCTTAAAAATAATTCAACATCAATCTGGGTTTAATGAACAATGTCCAAACGATTGGTTTGAAACTACTCAAAGTTGTATTAAGCAATTATTAAAAACACATGAAATGCGTCATATTGATGTTAAGGGGTTATCGCTATCGGGTCAAATGCATAGTTTAGTTATATTAGACCATGCACATCAACCGATACGTGATGCCATTTTATGGAATGACACTAGGTCAACTATACAGTGCGAACAAATTAAAAAGGAATTAGGAGAATATGTATTATCAAACCCTGTGTTAGAGGGGTTTACTTTAACCAAATTATTATGGATTAAAGATAATGAACCACATAATTGGGAGAAGATAGAGGTCTTTTTACTGCCTAAAGATTATGTGCGTTTCAAATTAACTGGAAAAATAAATATGGAATACTCTGATGCATCTAGTACGTTACTGTTAAATCCTAAGGAAAAAGCATGGTCTAAAGAAATAGGAGGACGGTTTGGTCTTCGTGATATATACCCAGATCTTGTCGCATCGCATGATTTCGTGGGCTATGTCGATACTTCTATTGCTAATGATTTAGGGTTTAATAACGATGTAGCGGTATTCGCAGGTGGGGGCGATAATGCTTGTGGTGCATTGGGAGCTGGTATTACTCAGGTTGATGAAACATTGTGCAGTATAGGGACCTCAGGTGTTATCTTGGCATGTGAAAATTCACAAGATGCAGTATATAAACAAAATATACATTACTTTAATCATGCTATGGACCAAATGTCTTATGTTATGGGGGTTACATTGGCAGCTGGTGATAGTCTGCACTGGTTACGTAATAAAGTATTGTCAGACCTGAGCTTTGAACAAATTATAGATTTAGCAAGTCAATCGCCATTAGGAAGTCGAGGATTACTGTTTACGCCATATTTATCTGGAGAGCGCACTCCTCATGGAGATGCCAGTATTAGAGGGAGCTTTATAGGTCTTAGTATGTTGCATAATAACAGTGATATAGCAAGATCAGTGATTGAAGGTATTACATTTTCTCTCTATGAATCCATCAAATACTTACGTGAAAGTGGTAAGGATATACGACATATTGTATCAATTGGTGGAGGTGCTAAAAGTGATTTTTGGTTACAATTGCAAGCGGATACATTTGATGCAAAGATTAGTCGACTTAAGTATGAAGAAGGTCCGTGCATGGGTGCGGCAATCTTAGCAGTATATGGATTGGGGTGGTATAATAATTTCGAAAAAATTATTCAGAAATTCATATGTTATGAAAAATCTTTTGTACCACATCAACAGTATCATCAATTGTACATGAAATACTTTGAAGTGTACGAAGGGGTATATCGTCAAACACAACCCCTAACACAACGCTTATTAAAGTTATCTGAAGGATCAAAATGA
- a CDS encoding MarR family winged helix-turn-helix transcriptional regulator, whose amino-acid sequence MENVDQTIEVAINKFQVVMLRLNKEIVEIVKETGLANLLSREQIEAMRIIQTEGKVTINELATLQNIFKTAASKRVAKLEDMGYVQRAHSDNKRIKLIMLSSEGEAFLKEATTVITKAVKARLGNKFTTDEIEQFVDQLTHIDEVFRESKS is encoded by the coding sequence ATGGAAAATGTTGATCAAACGATTGAAGTAGCGATTAATAAATTTCAAGTAGTCATGTTGCGTTTGAATAAAGAAATAGTCGAAATCGTTAAAGAAACTGGATTAGCAAATTTACTTTCTAGAGAACAAATTGAAGCAATGCGAATTATACAGACCGAAGGTAAAGTAACCATCAATGAATTAGCAACATTGCAAAATATATTTAAGACAGCAGCTTCTAAACGTGTGGCTAAATTAGAAGATATGGGATATGTTCAAAGAGCGCATTCGGACAATAAACGTATAAAGTTGATAATGTTAAGCTCGGAAGGTGAAGCATTTTTAAAAGAAGCAACTACTGTGATAACAAAAGCTGTGAAAGCACGTTTAGGGAATAAATTTACAACGGATGAGATAGAACAGTTTGTAGATCAGTTGACGCATATTGATGAAGTTTTTCGAGAAAGCAAAAGTTAA
- a CDS encoding thiamine phosphate synthase yields MRKLFVAITQYDYLSKQDAKHYQHIEQYIDYLIVRTPMPTAMLVSWITDLVQYGFPKDKIIIHDNVCVLRRCNLKAIHFRECDARVKRFKYNQPEIQVSMSTHSQTAIRYAEQLNLDFVLFGHVFETNSKVGKMPRTTAEIIEAVNSNIPIIALGGINQQTLKQLPKGFNGIAGISIFQRKSDTNIGRLKEVWTEYV; encoded by the coding sequence GTGAGAAAATTGTTTGTTGCAATTACACAGTATGATTATTTGTCGAAACAAGACGCCAAACATTATCAACACATTGAACAATATATTGATTACTTGATTGTCAGAACGCCGATGCCCACAGCCATGTTAGTGTCATGGATAACGGACCTCGTACAATATGGTTTTCCTAAAGACAAAATTATTATCCACGACAATGTATGTGTCTTAAGGCGCTGTAATTTAAAGGCAATCCATTTTAGAGAATGTGATGCACGCGTGAAACGTTTTAAATATAATCAACCGGAAATTCAAGTGAGTATGTCAACACATAGTCAGACGGCTATTAGGTATGCTGAGCAATTAAATCTAGACTTCGTATTGTTTGGTCATGTGTTCGAAACCAATTCAAAAGTTGGAAAAATGCCAAGAACAACGGCTGAAATAATCGAAGCGGTTAATAGCAACATTCCTATTATTGCGTTGGGAGGGATTAATCAACAAACCTTAAAGCAATTACCTAAAGGATTCAATGGTATAGCAGGTATTTCTATTTTTCAGAGGAAAAGTGACACAAATATAGGTCGTCTAAAGGAGGTTTGGACTGAATATGTATGA
- a CDS encoding antibiotic biosynthesis monooxygenase family protein — MFITEVAFSTTKENEQKLYDKVEKNANELVDVDGLIDAEVWTKSKGDEVEYVIVSKWQEKQHFQAWVSRPSHVAEHKEMNKKAKEGDKPQSPFKKVLKQYTVVEF, encoded by the coding sequence ATGTTTATTACTGAAGTAGCATTTTCAACAACTAAAGAAAATGAACAAAAATTGTATGATAAAGTCGAAAAAAACGCCAATGAATTAGTGGATGTTGACGGCTTAATCGATGCAGAGGTATGGACAAAATCTAAAGGTGATGAAGTCGAGTACGTTATTGTCAGTAAGTGGCAAGAAAAGCAACACTTCCAAGCTTGGGTTTCCAGACCATCTCATGTGGCTGAACATAAAGAAATGAACAAAAAAGCTAAAGAAGGGGACAAGCCTCAAAGCCCGTTCAAAAAAGTTTTGAAACAATATACAGTTGTAGAATTTTAA
- a CDS encoding M20 family metallopeptidase translates to MTKTLNLLLDLIAFDSSTKERANDTIQYCYDWLKEASLHPEILSNNGYQMLVCNVGKGDKKLILNGHVDVVSGKASQFSPEIKDGKVYGRGTADMKAGVSAMMVALTELQESDLNETTVQLQLMSDEEIGGYNCAAYLTEQGYLGDFVICAEPTQLGIGFQAKGILQIDIELRGASAHSSRPWEGENAVVKAFELYQQLISLPFAKESTEVYDQPSINLAKINAGDVYNKVPDICHISFDIRYLPTQNKEQIIKEIESIMDGHIDIHLEGAAVQNDVDDVYIQKLIKHIKQMTGESSVDIFGQHGYADTRYFSRYHVPAIEFGPSGGAWHGDGEYADIESIEAFKDTLVSFAKRFND, encoded by the coding sequence ATGACGAAAACACTTAATTTATTATTGGATCTCATAGCATTTGATAGCTCTACTAAAGAAAGAGCCAATGACACCATACAATATTGTTATGATTGGTTAAAAGAAGCATCACTTCATCCTGAGATATTATCGAATAATGGATATCAAATGTTAGTTTGTAATGTAGGTAAAGGTGACAAGAAGCTTATTTTAAATGGACATGTCGATGTCGTCAGTGGTAAGGCAAGCCAATTTAGCCCTGAAATTAAAGATGGTAAAGTATATGGCAGGGGAACAGCTGACATGAAGGCTGGCGTAAGTGCAATGATGGTTGCTTTAACTGAGCTTCAAGAAAGCGATTTGAATGAGACTACAGTACAATTACAGCTGATGTCTGATGAAGAAATCGGTGGTTATAATTGTGCCGCTTATTTAACAGAGCAAGGTTATTTAGGTGATTTTGTTATTTGTGCAGAACCAACTCAACTTGGTATTGGTTTTCAAGCGAAAGGGATCTTACAAATAGATATTGAATTAAGAGGTGCTTCAGCACATAGTAGTAGGCCGTGGGAAGGAGAAAATGCAGTCGTAAAAGCTTTTGAATTATATCAACAGCTTATTAGCTTACCATTTGCTAAGGAATCTACAGAGGTTTACGACCAACCTTCTATAAATTTAGCTAAAATTAATGCTGGAGATGTATATAATAAGGTGCCAGATATATGCCATATATCATTTGATATCCGCTACTTACCAACACAAAATAAAGAACAAATTATAAAAGAAATTGAAAGTATTATGGATGGTCATATTGATATTCACTTAGAAGGTGCAGCTGTCCAAAATGATGTAGATGACGTGTATATTCAAAAATTAATAAAACATATAAAGCAAATGACTGGTGAAAGTTCTGTGGATATTTTTGGGCAACATGGCTATGCAGATACAAGGTATTTTTCAAGGTATCATGTACCTGCTATTGAATTTGGACCTAGTGGTGGCGCCTGGCATGGAGATGGTGAATATGCAGATATAGAATCTATAGAGGCTTTTAAAGACACCTTAGTTTCATTTGCGAAAAGATTTAATGACTAA
- a CDS encoding NAD(P)/FAD-dependent oxidoreductase, translating into MYDAIIVGSGVIGMSVARTMSELGMHIAVVDRDVPGMHASYKAGGMLGAQNEFTEESSLFHIAQTSRSMFEDLRNNLLDEVGVDIEYLSSGLIKMAANLEDNASVIQQYQFLHQHDDSVKMLSSEGVSQLSNGGIISDGLSAIHIPNDHQINANQYTKALLKSLSHRHIHRIYNTEVHNIECHHLGGYRVVTKDEVLLSEKVIVAGGAWSGKLLNNYMPRNKVSGIKGEALLVEHTKLDLKTTLFMTNGCYIIPKMNHRYLIGATSYMDDFSVGVSESGKQWLLTHAIQYMPKLKESQLIKQWSGIRPYCTNEQPIMDEVDKGLFVITGHYRNGILLSPYIGSLMGRWIQSGHRPTQLEDFQFEGSQKNEMYHKR; encoded by the coding sequence ATGTATGATGCCATCATTGTTGGTTCAGGGGTTATAGGAATGTCAGTGGCAAGAACAATGAGTGAATTGGGAATGCATATTGCTGTTGTAGATCGTGATGTCCCAGGTATGCATGCTTCATACAAAGCAGGAGGCATGCTTGGCGCACAGAATGAATTTACGGAAGAAAGTAGTCTTTTTCATATAGCTCAAACTTCTCGAAGTATGTTCGAAGATTTGCGTAACAATTTGTTAGACGAAGTAGGTGTAGATATTGAATATTTAAGTAGTGGCTTAATTAAAATGGCTGCAAATCTTGAAGATAATGCCAGTGTCATACAACAATATCAATTTTTACACCAGCACGACGATTCAGTGAAGATGCTATCTTCAGAAGGTGTGTCGCAACTTTCTAATGGCGGTATTATATCAGATGGTTTATCAGCAATCCATATTCCTAATGATCATCAAATTAATGCGAATCAATATACTAAAGCACTTTTAAAATCATTAAGTCATCGTCATATTCATCGTATTTATAATACGGAAGTTCATAACATTGAGTGCCATCACCTTGGTGGTTATCGCGTTGTGACAAAAGATGAAGTGCTATTATCAGAAAAGGTAATAGTGGCAGGAGGCGCCTGGAGCGGTAAATTATTGAATAACTATATGCCACGAAATAAAGTCAGTGGTATCAAAGGTGAGGCGTTACTCGTTGAACATACTAAGTTAGATTTAAAAACCACGCTCTTTATGACAAATGGTTGTTATATTATACCTAAAATGAACCATCGTTATTTAATTGGAGCTACTAGTTATATGGATGATTTTTCAGTTGGTGTGTCAGAAAGTGGAAAGCAATGGTTGTTAACGCATGCAATACAATATATGCCTAAGCTAAAAGAGAGTCAGTTAATAAAACAATGGTCGGGAATCAGACCGTATTGTACAAATGAACAACCCATTATGGATGAAGTAGATAAAGGTTTATTTGTGATTACTGGTCATTATCGTAATGGTATTTTACTTTCACCATACATAGGATCATTGATGGGTAGATGGATTCAAAGTGGTCATAGACCTACTCAACTCGAAGATTTTCAATTTGAAGGGAGCCAAAAAAATGAGATGTATCATAAACGGTGA
- a CDS encoding NAD-dependent succinate-semialdehyde dehydrogenase — MVEKFNYNWINGEKVHTDQTTEVINPANGNVIGQVPSIDENKVKQSIESAHQAFKKWSKYTAEQRGDILNQWATNLLNKQDELAHIMSEEQGKPFAEAYGEIGVCAKFIKWNAEEGKRIYGEIIPPSSPQQRISVIKQPVGVCGLITPWNFPGAMIARKVAPALAAGCTVIVKPSSETPRIAIAIFDELMATNIDKGVANIITGRSSMISNTLFSDQRVRKISFTGSTAIGKTLMKQAADQVKRISLELGGNAPTIVLPDADLDNAADAIVENKFENTGQMCNGINTILVHKDIKSAMTEKIVARVQQLKVGPATEDGVQVGPLINAAAIEKVEKLVSDAQDNGAQIVTGGQKSAISDFGLFYEPTVITDVKHTMAIAQEEIFGPVAPIIQFDTIDEAIEIANASQFGLAAYFFTNNVNTIYNMSENLEFGMIGVNGTQLSVPQAPFGGIKESGMGREGGHHGLDGFLELKYISLSLQD; from the coding sequence ATGGTCGAAAAATTTAATTACAATTGGATTAACGGTGAAAAAGTTCATACAGATCAAACGACAGAAGTGATTAATCCAGCGAATGGAAATGTCATCGGTCAAGTACCAAGCATTGATGAAAATAAGGTAAAGCAATCCATAGAATCAGCCCATCAAGCATTTAAAAAATGGTCAAAATACACTGCAGAGCAACGTGGAGATATTTTAAATCAATGGGCTACCAATTTGTTGAACAAGCAAGATGAACTTGCACACATCATGAGTGAAGAACAAGGTAAACCGTTTGCTGAAGCATATGGCGAAATAGGTGTATGTGCAAAATTCATAAAATGGAATGCAGAAGAAGGAAAAAGAATTTACGGAGAAATTATTCCTCCGTCTTCACCTCAACAGCGCATCTCTGTTATCAAACAGCCCGTTGGAGTCTGCGGTCTCATCACCCCATGGAACTTTCCAGGAGCAATGATTGCCCGTAAAGTAGCGCCAGCATTAGCTGCAGGTTGCACAGTAATTGTAAAACCTTCAAGCGAAACACCAAGAATTGCTATTGCAATATTTGATGAATTAATGGCCACAAATATCGATAAGGGCGTGGCTAATATCATAACCGGTCGCTCATCAATGATTTCTAATACATTATTTAGTGATCAAAGAGTACGTAAAATTTCATTTACTGGATCAACTGCTATTGGTAAAACGTTAATGAAACAAGCAGCAGATCAAGTGAAACGGATTTCATTAGAACTTGGCGGCAATGCCCCTACAATTGTTTTACCAGATGCAGACTTAGATAATGCTGCTGATGCAATCGTAGAAAATAAATTCGAAAATACAGGACAAATGTGTAACGGAATTAATACAATTCTCGTGCATAAAGATATTAAATCAGCAATGACTGAAAAAATCGTTGCACGTGTTCAACAGTTGAAAGTTGGTCCTGCAACTGAAGATGGTGTTCAAGTTGGCCCACTAATTAACGCTGCTGCAATTGAAAAAGTAGAAAAATTAGTCTCAGATGCACAAGATAATGGTGCTCAAATTGTAACGGGTGGTCAAAAATCAGCTATCTCAGACTTTGGATTGTTTTATGAACCTACCGTTATTACCGACGTAAAACATACGATGGCAATTGCACAAGAAGAAATATTTGGTCCTGTAGCTCCAATCATTCAATTCGATACTATAGATGAAGCAATCGAAATTGCCAATGCGTCCCAATTTGGCCTTGCAGCTTATTTCTTCACTAATAATGTTAATACTATTTACAACATGAGTGAAAATCTTGAATTTGGCATGATTGGTGTCAATGGCACGCAACTTAGCGTACCTCAAGCGCCTTTTGG
- a CDS encoding AEC family transporter yields the protein MSEMLYILQTVLLPIFIMIILGFVLHKKFTLDLNTLAKLNIYVFVPGFIFVKFYKTKFELSLLFYIVVFFIIYMLVLYILGRVITKLRKGDKGEATTLTNSILFFNSGNYGVPVNDLVFKGDPLAMSVQVIVLSLQNIFTFSYGIFAIQSVQIGKLKALVGYFKMPVLYALLLAIILNYNHVPIPKFIWTPANYVADAMIAIALLLLGAQIANIKFSLKLSASYIYILIRLIIGPLIGLVIIKFMGIEGIIAQTLFIASAMPTSVNSSVIAQEYDNNPELAAELVFLSTLFSAITVVVVIYLSKILF from the coding sequence ATGAGTGAAATGTTGTACATCTTGCAGACTGTACTATTGCCCATTTTTATCATGATCATTTTAGGTTTTGTTTTACACAAGAAATTTACATTAGACTTAAATACACTAGCGAAACTAAACATATATGTTTTTGTGCCAGGGTTTATCTTTGTTAAATTTTACAAAACAAAATTTGAACTAAGTTTATTATTTTATATTGTTGTATTTTTTATAATTTACATGCTGGTATTGTATATTTTAGGGCGTGTAATAACGAAGTTGAGGAAAGGCGACAAAGGGGAAGCCACGACGCTGACCAATAGTATTTTATTTTTTAATTCTGGAAATTATGGAGTTCCTGTAAATGACTTAGTGTTTAAGGGAGACCCATTAGCAATGTCAGTGCAAGTAATTGTGCTTTCGTTGCAAAATATATTTACATTTTCATACGGTATTTTCGCTATTCAATCTGTACAAATCGGTAAATTAAAAGCTTTGGTTGGATATTTTAAAATGCCTGTATTATATGCTTTGTTACTAGCAATTATATTGAATTATAATCATGTACCCATTCCCAAATTTATTTGGACGCCAGCAAACTATGTCGCTGACGCTATGATTGCGATTGCCTTATTATTACTTGGAGCCCAAATTGCGAACATTAAATTTAGTTTGAAATTGTCGGCCTCATACATATATATATTAATTAGACTGATCATTGGTCCGTTAATTGGGCTTGTAATTATTAAGTTTATGGGGATAGAAGGCATTATTGCCCAGACCTTGTTTATTGCCTCAGCCATGCCAACATCAGTAAATAGTTCGGTCATTGCGCAAGAATATGATAATAATCCTGAACTTGCAGCAGAATTGGTGTTTTTATCCACTTTATTTAGTGCGATTACGGTTGTTGTAGTTATATATCTCTCTAAGATATTATTTTAA
- a CDS encoding YhgE/Pip family protein encodes MFNEFKFIFRNKMLVVALFSVAIVSMLYVALFVGSIWDPYDKTDQLKISVVNHDESAKLNGKKVSIGDDLVDKLKDNDKFKFQEVSEKEASKQLKKGNSVGTIIVPKDASHNATTLLDKHPKKINLETQVNPGSSYTGSQSAQKAINTVTDTIKDNIRSNYLDELFASAKKSKSGYEDTSNALGKMSDSESQLIDGNQQVTDGLKQLAPSVGQPAQQLISGNQQVTDGLNQLQANNDKLKEKIDSSVTQQKNVAFESKNEKALNNVTKVNENNPTHADKYGETIVPYMASVSIFVSAVSFSAIYPLRKTVDKGVSSLKQALGKLLLYIIQGSLTALLMSSWVIFVFNMSIDNVGKFILVGLLWAIASITITTFLGLFLDRIGLFLSMLLLILQLSSSEGMFPIEQSAQFFRWIHPFSPMSYAIQGYREAIFTNAGHFSFAFIIVVLTSIIVGMMLLQYLVLLWFNKRDRVPFSMQFK; translated from the coding sequence ATGTTTAATGAGTTCAAGTTTATATTCAGAAATAAAATGTTAGTTGTGGCACTTTTTTCAGTTGCTATAGTGTCTATGCTTTACGTTGCACTGTTTGTTGGTTCAATTTGGGATCCATACGACAAAACAGATCAATTAAAAATTTCAGTCGTTAACCATGATGAATCTGCAAAATTGAATGGTAAAAAGGTATCGATTGGTGATGATTTAGTTGATAAGTTAAAAGATAATGATAAATTTAAATTCCAAGAGGTTTCTGAAAAAGAAGCTTCAAAACAATTGAAAAAAGGGAATAGTGTAGGTACGATTATCGTCCCTAAAGATGCTTCTCATAATGCGACAACATTATTAGATAAACATCCTAAAAAGATAAATTTAGAAACACAAGTTAACCCTGGATCTAGTTATACAGGTAGTCAGTCAGCACAAAAAGCGATTAATACAGTAACTGATACGATTAAAGATAATATTCGTTCAAATTACTTAGATGAATTATTTGCCAGTGCTAAGAAATCAAAATCTGGTTATGAAGATACATCAAATGCTCTAGGTAAAATGTCGGACTCAGAGTCACAATTGATTGATGGCAATCAACAAGTGACAGATGGTCTTAAACAATTGGCACCTTCAGTTGGTCAACCAGCACAACAATTAATTTCTGGTAATCAGCAAGTGACAGATGGTCTAAATCAGTTACAAGCTAATAATGATAAATTAAAAGAGAAAATCGATAGTTCAGTTACACAGCAAAAAAATGTAGCTTTTGAAAGTAAAAATGAGAAGGCTTTAAATAATGTGACAAAAGTGAATGAAAACAACCCTACACATGCAGATAAATATGGTGAGACAATCGTTCCTTATATGGCTAGTGTAAGTATATTTGTATCAGCAGTTTCATTCAGTGCGATATATCCATTGAGAAAAACAGTTGATAAAGGGGTATCTTCATTGAAACAAGCCTTAGGTAAATTGTTATTGTATATCATCCAAGGTTCGTTAACGGCATTACTTATGAGTAGTTGGGTTATCTTTGTATTCAACATGTCTATCGACAATGTAGGTAAATTTATATTGGTCGGATTGCTTTGGGCAATTGCTTCAATTACAATTACGACATTCTTAGGTTTATTTTTAGATAGAATTGGCTTATTCTTATCTATGTTGTTATTGATATTACAATTAAGTTCTAGTGAAGGTATGTTCCCGATTGAACAATCAGCACAGTTCTTTAGATGGATCCACCCATTTTCACCAATGTCATATGCAATTCAAGGTTATAGAGAAGCAATCTTTACGAATGCTGGACACTTTAGCTTTGCCTTTATCATAGTTGTATTGACAAGTATTATTGTAGGTATGATGTTATTACAATACTTGGTATTGTTATGGTTTAATAAGAGAGATAGAGTGCCGTTTTCAATGCAATTTAAGTAA